DNA sequence from the Parafrankia discariae genome:
GCGGTGAGGTCCGTCCGCACCGGTGGGGGGCAGTCCGGTGCTGTATCCACACCCACCTATAGCGCGGTCCCGTCAAGCGAGATCGGCGCGAAGGCCGTCTACCTTGCGTCCCTGCAGAACGGCAAACCGTACGTCTACGGCGCCGCGGGACCCTACGCCTTCGACTGCTCGGGATACGCCCAGTACGTCTACCGGCAGCTTGGACGGAACCTGCCGCGTACTGCCCAGCAGCAGTTCCAGGCCACGATACGTATACCGAAATCCGGGAAGCAGCCCGGAGACCTCATCTTCTTCGGCAGTCCATCAAACATCACCCACATGGGTATCTATGCTGGAAACGGCTATATGTGGGCCGCGCCAAGGACTGGAAGCAATGTCAAGCTGCAGCTCATCTACAGTTCCACCTA
Encoded proteins:
- a CDS encoding C40 family peptidase translates to MTDSAAAALAAAIADPSRNFTTVAIAPDRATVAPNGEVMFTVRAANTDGSPLIGSAIRIVAVNGPKWTTTATLRTDAAGEARISTRLLSTTTLTAVFDGSGALRPSIAGATTVTVQAPPPAVRSVRTGGGQSGAVSTPTYSAVPSSEIGAKAVYLASLQNGKPYVYGAAGPYAFDCSGYAQYVYRQLGRNLPRTAQQQFQATIRIPKSGKQPGDLIFFGSPSNITHMGIYAGNGYMWAAPRTGSNVKLQLIYSSTYYVGRVR